A genomic region of Alicyclobacillus sp. SO9 contains the following coding sequences:
- a CDS encoding transposase, with the protein MRAVLAVPSEGISTFTGLHNRLDTDLQFSYQCGFRLDENAPSVSTLSRVFGAISKLGLAETLFVDLVSQCKEAGIIDGSHLAIDSTAIKAFEKKQPKQKSQETGNTDWGANSDTFGNKLTWFGYKNSSCRRLHIPESLGRAFR; encoded by the coding sequence TTGCGAGCCGTACTGGCGGTACCATCGGAAGGTATCTCAACCTTTACAGGATTGCACAATCGGTTAGATACGGACTTGCAATTCAGTTACCAGTGTGGATTCCGGCTTGATGAAAATGCGCCGTCTGTGTCTACGCTGAGCCGCGTGTTTGGGGCTATTTCGAAATTAGGGCTTGCCGAAACGCTCTTTGTTGATCTGGTCAGTCAATGTAAAGAAGCGGGCATCATTGATGGCAGTCATCTTGCCATCGACAGTACAGCCATCAAAGCCTTTGAAAAGAAACAGCCGAAACAAAAGAGCCAGGAAACCGGTAATACGGACTGGGGTGCAAATTCGGATACGTTTGGAAACAAGCTCACTTGGTTTGGTTACAAAAATTCATCTTGCCGTCGATTGCATATTCCGGAATCTCTTGGACGGGCATTCCGGTAA
- a CDS encoding site-specific integrase, translated as MERLTLQELIVRTRDGIRPMHHSQSTVWQYEYSWRKLCDYFSKHGVSSFSEKLAQQFIIEIRKQYETGAIKRWKFKLFRKATSLLGEYHQTGCVTWRHAPKWDSGGLKSASLITIMDDYTRYLKKQDYGGGTIGLYKTVCNQFLMYLEQESHHDLSQLTLRDVSRFIPFASALYQSTSMRTVLSSLRCFLRYADHMHLTHSDLAYAVPSSSARKTQTVPTITSEEEQRLLARIDRGTPVGMRNYAIVLLALRLGLRSIDIVQLKLENIKWGTNSIEITQQKTGRQLAIPLLADVGNALVDYLQNGRPTSQDSHVFLKSVAPYTPLSPTAGLYSLISNCMKYAEVRQAKDERRGPHVLRHSLAARLLIAETPLPVISGILGHADKDSTKIYLSTDLEHLRACALGTAGIEVSTEELK; from the coding sequence ATGGAACGATTAACGCTTCAAGAATTGATCGTGAGAACGAGAGACGGCATTAGACCGATGCATCACAGTCAGTCCACAGTTTGGCAGTATGAATACAGTTGGAGAAAACTTTGTGATTATTTCTCTAAACACGGAGTATCATCTTTCTCCGAGAAATTGGCTCAGCAGTTCATCATAGAAATCCGCAAACAGTATGAAACAGGGGCAATAAAGAGATGGAAATTTAAACTTTTTCGAAAGGCGACTTCGCTGTTAGGGGAGTACCATCAGACTGGATGTGTAACTTGGAGACACGCTCCGAAGTGGGACAGTGGAGGACTAAAAAGCGCTTCACTCATTACCATTATGGATGACTACACCCGGTATTTGAAAAAACAAGACTACGGCGGCGGAACGATTGGCCTTTACAAGACCGTGTGTAACCAGTTTCTTATGTACCTAGAACAGGAGAGCCACCACGATCTCTCCCAACTAACGCTGAGAGACGTAAGTCGATTCATTCCGTTTGCTTCAGCCCTGTATCAGTCTACAAGCATGAGGACTGTCTTGTCATCTCTTCGATGTTTTCTCCGATACGCGGACCACATGCATCTGACCCATTCCGATTTGGCATACGCTGTTCCCAGTAGCTCGGCAAGGAAGACGCAGACCGTTCCAACGATAACGTCAGAGGAAGAGCAGAGACTGCTTGCTAGGATTGACCGGGGTACTCCCGTTGGTATGAGAAACTACGCAATTGTGCTACTAGCCTTGCGACTGGGCCTCCGGTCGATAGACATTGTTCAGTTGAAGTTGGAAAACATTAAATGGGGAACAAACTCGATTGAGATTACTCAGCAGAAAACGGGGCGGCAACTAGCAATTCCGCTACTGGCTGATGTGGGAAACGCCCTGGTAGATTATCTGCAAAACGGTAGACCCACATCGCAGGATAGTCATGTGTTTCTAAAAAGCGTTGCTCCGTATACCCCACTATCTCCCACCGCTGGCCTCTATTCACTGATTAGCAATTGTATGAAGTATGCCGAAGTTAGACAGGCCAAAGACGAAAGAAGGGGTCCGCATGTACTCAGGCATTCTTTGGCGGCTCGCCTCCTGATTGCCGAGACGCCGCTACCAGTCATTTCCGGCATCCTTGGACATGCTGACAAAGACTCAACGAAAATTTACCTTTCTACTGACTTAGAGCATCTTCGTGCCTGTGCTCTAGGCACGGCTGGGATTGAAGTTTCAACGGAGGAATTGAAATGA
- a CDS encoding tyrosine-type recombinase/integrase, with protein sequence MTSLFSSNFKSQLGEFIRQKHAVGFPYESSELRLRAFDRFCIRHHPRETRLTKEIAMHWAEKLPREHVNTLIRRITPIRQFAKYLNSIGSEAYVIPSGIPAKGVRYVPHIYTKEELTAFFRELDHCLYNSNSPARHLVVSVIFRVLYCCGLRSSEVLGLKVEDVDLVTGKLFICQSKGHKDRTVVMSDDILKLCQIYHSRVSLIFTNRVYFFPNHRGHHYNRQFLDFTFREFWTKTGIVFTNGNPPRVHDFRHTFAVNRLNQWVKEEKDLNAYLPYLSMYLGHEHLTDTDYYLHLVPEFFPVLTSESDERFSQLIPEAKK encoded by the coding sequence ATGACCTCTCTGTTTTCAAGTAACTTTAAGAGTCAGCTGGGGGAATTCATTCGGCAGAAACATGCAGTGGGTTTCCCATACGAGTCCTCGGAACTAAGACTAAGGGCATTTGACCGCTTTTGTATTAGACATCACCCGCGAGAGACACGCTTAACGAAAGAAATCGCCATGCACTGGGCGGAGAAACTGCCTAGAGAACATGTGAATACGCTGATTCGTAGAATTACTCCGATCCGTCAATTTGCGAAGTACCTGAATAGTATCGGGTCTGAGGCCTACGTCATCCCTTCAGGCATTCCGGCGAAGGGCGTTCGTTATGTTCCACATATCTATACAAAGGAAGAACTCACAGCCTTCTTCCGTGAATTAGATCATTGCCTGTACAACAGCAATTCGCCAGCGCGTCACTTAGTTGTTTCTGTGATATTTCGCGTATTGTACTGCTGTGGCCTACGTTCCTCGGAAGTACTTGGGCTAAAAGTTGAGGACGTTGATTTGGTGACAGGTAAACTCTTCATTTGCCAATCAAAAGGCCACAAGGATCGCACAGTCGTGATGTCGGACGATATTTTGAAGCTCTGCCAAATTTACCACAGCAGAGTTAGTCTCATTTTCACCAATCGAGTTTACTTCTTCCCGAACCATCGCGGTCATCACTACAACAGACAGTTTCTAGATTTCACATTTCGTGAGTTTTGGACAAAGACCGGTATCGTCTTCACTAACGGAAATCCACCTCGCGTTCATGATTTCCGCCACACATTTGCTGTCAATCGATTGAACCAGTGGGTAAAGGAAGAGAAGGATCTTAACGCCTATCTACCTTACCTCTCCATGTATCTTGGCCACGAACACCTGACAGATACTGATTACTATCTGCACTTGGTGCCAGAGTTCTTCCCTGTGCTGACATCTGAATCTGACGAACGATTCTCGCAGTTGATACCGGAGGCTAAGAAATGA
- a CDS encoding tyrosine-type recombinase/integrase: MKIDDRFFRLVRDFLLIYLPKNRCCSQNTVKAYRDTIHLLQVFMKEQKRVPFAKITFDRLNHALVSEFLDWLQTERKCRVSTRNHRLAALKSFFKYAAQEDASLMFAYVELGKVPVKRQPGRRVSYMSESGLAALLQEPDEGTKRGIRDRFFMIFLYDTGARIQEVLDLQLGDLHLKDSVPCVYLTGKRQKTRVVPLLNKTLQHLELYLQHFHPKEAYSSNNSLFYTVINGKTGKMSPDNVASFLKRYGASARLRCSEVPERVYPHLFRHTRAMHLYQSGMPLSYIKDFLGHASVNTTDIYASADVSMLKAALERTYVNGDIRPEIPVWEDNEELLLHLCGLQ, from the coding sequence ATGAAAATAGATGACCGTTTCTTTAGGCTTGTTCGAGATTTTCTCCTGATTTATCTGCCTAAGAACAGATGCTGCAGCCAAAACACAGTGAAAGCCTATCGAGACACAATTCACCTTCTGCAAGTTTTTATGAAGGAGCAAAAGCGGGTACCTTTTGCAAAGATCACGTTCGACAGGCTGAACCATGCACTTGTCAGTGAGTTTTTAGACTGGCTTCAGACAGAACGAAAGTGCAGGGTATCCACAAGAAACCATCGGCTCGCAGCCCTGAAGTCGTTCTTTAAATATGCAGCACAGGAAGATGCTTCACTAATGTTTGCGTACGTTGAGCTCGGCAAGGTACCGGTCAAGAGACAGCCTGGTAGGCGTGTGAGTTACATGTCTGAGTCAGGGTTGGCCGCTCTGCTCCAAGAGCCGGATGAAGGTACCAAACGCGGTATACGTGATAGGTTCTTCATGATTTTTCTCTACGACACGGGTGCCCGGATTCAGGAAGTCTTAGATCTGCAACTGGGAGATTTGCACCTGAAAGACAGCGTTCCCTGCGTCTACCTCACAGGCAAACGACAAAAGACAAGAGTTGTCCCACTGTTAAACAAGACACTACAGCATCTGGAGCTGTATCTGCAGCACTTTCATCCGAAAGAGGCATATAGCAGCAACAACAGCTTGTTTTACACGGTCATTAATGGCAAGACGGGAAAAATGTCTCCAGACAACGTTGCTAGTTTTTTGAAGCGTTATGGTGCATCTGCGAGGCTCAGGTGTTCGGAGGTTCCCGAGCGGGTGTATCCTCATCTCTTTCGGCACACGCGTGCGATGCATCTGTACCAATCTGGAATGCCACTCTCTTACATTAAGGATTTTCTTGGTCATGCCAGCGTCAACACCACAGATATCTACGCTTCCGCAGATGTTTCTATGCTGAAAGCTGCTCTTGAGAGAACTTATGTCAATGGAGATATTCGACCCGAGATTCCTGTCTGGGAAGATAATGAAGAATTGCTGCTTCACCTATGCGGACTG